The following proteins come from a genomic window of Corallococcus sp. NCRR:
- a CDS encoding type I restriction-modification system subunit M, which produces MSEPNLSSFIWSVADLLRGDYKQSEYGKVILPFTVLRRLDCVLEPTKAAVLAEKVAREKQKLNPEPFLLKKSGQHFFNTSPLDLKKLMGDQDNIGENLLRYVQGFSPSVRDIFERFEFHAQIDRLSKAGLLYLVTEKFANIDLHPDVVNNAQMGSVFEELIRKFAELSNETAGEHFTPREVIRLMVNLLFIEDDDALVKPGIVRHLYDPTAGTGGMLSVAGEHLAGMNPKARLVMYGQELNPESYAICKADMLIKGQDVANIVFGNTLSADGHPGKHFDYMLSNPPFGVEWKKIEKEVRKEAEQQGFNGRFGPGLPRVSDGSLLFLLHLVSKMRPEKDGGSRFGIVLNGSPLFTGGAGSGESEIRRYMLENDLVEAIIGLPTDMFYNTGISTYVWIVSNRKPAQRKGKVQLIDASTFFQKMRKSLGSKRKELSPEHIKDITRIFGAFKKVTREGVPISRIFKNEDFGYRTITVERPERDHKGHPVLGTKGKGKGKPLADANLRDTENVPLSEDVETYFQREVVPHAPDAWIDHEKTKVGYEIPFNRHFYVFKPPRPLAEIDAELKGVTDRILTMIGELSK; this is translated from the coding sequence ATGAGTGAGCCGAACCTCTCCTCCTTCATCTGGTCCGTCGCGGACCTGCTGCGCGGCGACTACAAGCAGTCCGAATACGGGAAGGTCATCCTCCCCTTCACGGTGCTGCGCCGCCTCGACTGCGTGCTCGAGCCCACGAAGGCCGCCGTCCTCGCGGAGAAGGTGGCCCGCGAGAAGCAGAAGCTCAACCCCGAGCCCTTCCTGCTCAAGAAGTCCGGCCAGCACTTCTTCAACACGTCGCCGCTCGACCTGAAGAAGCTCATGGGTGACCAGGACAACATCGGGGAGAACCTGCTCCGCTACGTGCAGGGCTTCTCCCCCTCCGTGCGGGACATCTTCGAGCGCTTCGAGTTCCACGCGCAGATCGACCGATTGTCGAAGGCCGGGCTGCTGTACCTGGTGACGGAGAAGTTCGCGAACATCGACCTGCACCCGGACGTCGTGAACAACGCCCAGATGGGTTCGGTGTTCGAGGAACTGATCCGCAAGTTCGCTGAACTGTCGAACGAGACCGCCGGAGAGCACTTCACGCCCCGCGAGGTCATCCGGCTGATGGTCAACCTCCTCTTCATCGAGGACGACGACGCGCTCGTGAAGCCGGGCATCGTGCGCCACCTGTACGACCCGACGGCGGGCACGGGCGGCATGCTGAGCGTGGCTGGCGAGCACCTGGCCGGGATGAACCCAAAGGCCCGCCTCGTCATGTATGGACAGGAGCTGAACCCCGAGTCCTATGCCATCTGCAAGGCGGACATGCTCATCAAGGGGCAAGACGTCGCCAACATCGTCTTCGGCAACACGCTTTCCGCGGATGGGCATCCCGGCAAGCACTTCGACTACATGCTGTCGAATCCGCCGTTCGGCGTGGAATGGAAGAAGATCGAGAAGGAGGTCCGCAAGGAGGCCGAGCAGCAGGGCTTCAACGGCCGCTTCGGCCCGGGCCTGCCGCGCGTGAGCGATGGCTCGCTGCTGTTTCTCCTGCACCTGGTGTCGAAGATGCGGCCGGAGAAGGACGGAGGGAGCCGCTTCGGCATCGTCCTCAACGGCTCGCCGCTCTTCACGGGTGGGGCAGGGTCGGGTGAGAGCGAGATACGCCGCTACATGCTGGAGAACGACCTGGTGGAGGCCATCATCGGCCTGCCCACGGACATGTTCTACAACACGGGCATCAGCACCTATGTGTGGATCGTGAGCAACCGGAAGCCTGCTCAGCGCAAGGGCAAGGTCCAGCTCATCGACGCGAGCACCTTCTTCCAGAAGATGCGCAAGAGCCTCGGCAGCAAGCGCAAGGAACTGAGTCCCGAGCACATCAAGGACATCACGCGCATCTTCGGCGCCTTCAAGAAGGTGACGCGGGAAGGCGTACCCATCAGCCGCATCTTCAAGAACGAAGACTTCGGCTACCGCACCATCACGGTCGAGCGTCCCGAGCGTGACCACAAGGGCCATCCGGTCCTGGGCACGAAGGGAAAGGGCAAGGGCAAGCCCCTGGCGGACGCGAACCTGCGCGACACGGAGAACGTCCCGCTCTCCGAGGACGTGGAGACGTACTTCCAGCGTGAGGTGGTGCCCCATGCGCCGGATGCCTGGATTGACCACGAGAAGACGAAGGTGGGTTACGAGATTCCCTTCAACCGGCATTTCTACGTCTTCAAGCCGCCACGTCCGCTCGCGGAGATCGATGCTGAGTTGAAGGGCGTTACCGACCGCATCCTCACGATGATCGGAGAGCTGTCGAAATGA
- a CDS encoding imm11 family protein, whose product MALDFYAVEIGDVPQWCLELPTHLNGDALDDPWMFVDGKTVTDPGPLKTVPFHVDVKRTFSVANADRLPIANEQVANVFRELAPADVQLFPVDIEGTPERYYVVNATRRFMCIDEANCREVQVYPPDGAVPERVGEYRSISGLRIDTSKIEDARVFRPMGWELALIVSEEIKEGIERIGNTGVFFNRVTGPRSTS is encoded by the coding sequence ATGGCGCTAGACTTCTACGCAGTGGAGATTGGGGATGTCCCCCAGTGGTGCCTGGAACTCCCCACCCACCTGAATGGAGACGCGCTGGATGACCCGTGGATGTTTGTGGACGGGAAAACAGTGACTGACCCGGGACCTCTCAAGACAGTCCCCTTTCACGTTGATGTGAAGCGTACTTTTTCGGTGGCCAATGCAGACCGCTTGCCCATTGCGAACGAGCAGGTCGCGAACGTCTTCCGGGAACTTGCGCCTGCCGACGTGCAGTTGTTCCCAGTAGACATTGAAGGGACGCCGGAGCGGTACTACGTCGTCAACGCGACCCGGCGCTTCATGTGTATTGACGAAGCCAACTGTCGCGAGGTCCAGGTCTATCCACCGGACGGAGCCGTACCCGAGCGGGTAGGCGAGTACCGCTCAATCTCGGGCCTGCGTATCGACACTTCGAAAATTGAAGATGCGCGTGTCTTCCGTCCCATGGGGTGGGAACTGGCCTTGATTGTCTCCGAGGAGATCAAGGAAGGGATTGAGAGAATCGGCAACACGGGAGTGTTCTTCAACCGCGTGACGGGTCCGCGAAGCACATCCTGA